From the Saccharomycodes ludwigii strain NBRC 1722 chromosome I, whole genome shotgun sequence genome, one window contains:
- a CDS encoding uncharacterized protein (similar to Saccharomyces cerevisiae YER079W | Putative protein of unknown function), with product MHDLSKPNSKLHVCNDTNTQINTSRKQDYLFASTTPENLLNRDESKSRISLGPSSSSDFNYDMNGNNREYSYDQESVGSSIASHNNISRPQSRASVTSGLSTTAAKDGIEGKRVLRAGISPYSLNLLNALNAVNVNKSLSSHNLFKNNNESNNSNSNSIENDNPFASPMTIREKMKLLNIDKRSPVPSQFGSMRGDDPVNTSISSENIERPNIESLLKESLIGERGLGNQLHLTSNNERTLESFSNASTIGDDYSYLQDGFSNTSTSLVPTTTESVISAGNSERDA from the coding sequence atgCACGACTTATCGAAGCCAAATAGTAAATTACACGTGTGTAATGATACGAACACTCAAATTAATACGTCTAGGAAACAAGATTATCTATTTGCTTCGACAACACCCGAAAATCTACTCAACAGGGATGAATCGAAATCAAGGATATCATTAGGTCCATCATCTTCCTCAGATTTTAACTACGATATGAATGGTAACAATAGAGAATATTCATACGACCAAGAATCTGTTGGATCATCAATAGCTTCCCACAACAATATCTCAAGACCACAATCTAGAGCTTCTGTTACCTCAGGGTTATCTACGACTGCTGCCAAAGATGGAATTGAGGGAAAAAGAGTATTAAGAGCTGGTATTAGTCCTTACTCTTTGAACCTGTTAAATGCGTTAAATGCTGTCAACGTGAATAAGTCGCTATCATCccataatttatttaagaataataatgaaagcAACAACAGTAATAGTAATTCAATTGAAAATGACAATCCTTTTGCTTCCCCTATGACCATAAgagaaaaaatgaaattattgaatataGACAAGAGAAGTCCCGTTCCTTCCCAATTTGGCTCAATGAGAGGCGATGATCCGGTAAACACTTCTATTTCCAgtgaaaatattgaaagaCCAAATATAGAAAGTTTATTGAAAGAATCGCTCATTGGGGAACGTGGTTTAGGGAACCAATTACATTTAACTTCTAATAATGAGAGAACGTTGGAATCTTTCAGCAATGCTAGTACTATTGGCGATGATTATTCATATTTGCAAGATGGCTTTTCAAATACTTCCACTTCATTGGTACCTACGACCACAGAAAGTGTAATTTCAGCTGGCAACAGTGAACGTGATGCTTAG
- the AIM9 gene encoding Aim9p (similar to Saccharomyces cerevisiae YER080W | AIM9 | Altered Inheritance rate of Mitochondria) produces the protein MFHRASKAKRAINAISFLKNKSSKITPVGSSIIVKHTLSVNSYRFISSKPNEVFTKLSDENDPQRDSFFKYTWGSWLKNDKAEKEKRTTKFSLEGLNKILDDLYLQSKCLSIKDDEIPAPTYNKNLTVSLPHNILPKSIGTINDKVKIKVMSSIHEGKHHRIYKLDLTNQKSFILRIPYPMESEQSIAQRIKSEVASMDFADLKLNIKVPKTYCFGVNTLNPIRSPFILQEYIEGNLLMKKWNPLIEDDLSNGTHKKVLNEVICPLSDFQSKLASVTFTKFGSLYFAKDCKNTEPAYVGEENKSLQNRWKIGPTTEKCFWRKKSAMKPEDHAKFLGPWSNPLSIVKDAASVELENIKIRLAVGDANPNSNSHDSKTLKSELKTFDRLVTLAPVLFSTKSEAIPNVEDLFKPRLQHADLDPMNVLVTNSGEKYLLDFECSSIKPFILNHPPAFISYDGPKIFALDTKHAEYNKLSEPEKEQYKFMYKRTRNLFLWESALNERSPKLIYTVAPPVKMLKSPYLSAILKKTDEEYLNIDEHLIYLQSVWKDLAANKIVGSETYPVAFSNAEIEQHKVDIEAYDKKLMSIPFAATQGWIPQDMFDNLVNQKLLIKDENGDYKLDVKSV, from the coding sequence ATGTTTCATAGAGCTTCAAAGGCGAAAAGGGCAATAAATgccatttcttttttgaagaATAAATCATCCAAAATTACTCCTGTTGGATCATCCATTATTGTGAAGCACACTTTAAGTGTCAATTCCTACCGGTTTATTAGTTCCAAACCTAACGAAGTGTTCACTAAATTATCAGATGAAAACGATCCACAGAGAGActccttttttaaatacacTTGGGGTAGTTGGTTAAAGAATGACAAGgcagaaaaggaaaaaagaactacaaaattttctttagaaggactaaacaaaattttagacgatttatatttacaatCTAAGTGCTTATCAATTAAAGATGATGAGATACCTGCTCCCACttacaataaaaacttGACAGTTAGTTTGCCACATAATATCCTTCCAAAATCAATTGGCACCATTAACGATAAAGTTAAGATTAAAGTCATGTCTAGTATCCACGAGGGTAAGCACCATagaatttataaattagATTTAACCAATCAGAAATCCTTTATTTTAAGAATTCCTTATCCAATGGAAAGTGAACAAAGCATAGCACAAAGAATCAAAAGTGAGGTTGCTTCGATGGATTTTGCtgatttgaaattaaatattaaagttCCAAAAACTTATTGTTTTGGTGTTAATACTTTAAATCCAATCCGCTCGCCTTTTATTCTACAAGAATATATTGAAGGTAActtattaatgaaaaaatggaaTCCTTTAATAGAGGACGATTTATCAAACGGTACTcataaaaaagttttaaatgaGGTTATTTGTCCCTTATCGGATTTCCAATCTAAATTGGCAAGTGTTACGTTCACTAAATTTGGCAGTTTGTACTTTGCCAAAGATTGTAAGAACACAGAACCTGCTTATGTTGGCGAAGAGAACAAAAGTTTACAAAATAGGTGGAAGATTGGTCCTACCACAGAAAAATGCTTCTGGAGAAAGAAATCTGCTATGAAACCAGAAGATCATGCCAAATTTTTGGGACCTTGGAGTAATCCGTTGAGCATTGTTAAAGATGCAGCCTCTGTGGAGTTagaaaacattaaaattaGGTTAGCTGTGGGTGATGCCAATCCTAACTCTAACTCGCATGATTCAAAAACTTTGAAATCGGAACTTAAAACATTTGATAGATTAGTCACACTTGCCCCCGTTTTATTTAGTACAAAGTCTGAAGCTATTCCAAACGTTGAAGATTTGTTTAAGCCACGTCTACAACATGCAGACTTGGATCCTATGAACGTGTTGGTTACTAATTCTGGAGAGAAATATTTGTTAGACTTTGAATGTAGTTCAATTAAACCCTTTATTTTGAATCATCCCCCAGCATTTATTAGCTATGACGGTCCTAAGATTTTTGCCTTGGACACAAAACATGCAGAATACAATAAATTATCTGAGCCAGAAAAAGAACAATACAAGTTTATGTACAAACGTACTAggaatttgtttttgtggGAATCCGCCTTGAATGAAAGATCtccaaaattaatatacaCGGTTGCACCACCAgttaaaatgttaaaatcaCCATATTTATCGgcaattttaaagaaaactGATGAAGagtatttaaatattgatgAGCATTTAATATACTTACAAAGCGTGTGGAAAGATTTAGCTGCCAATAAAATTGTTGGTAGTGAAACTTATCCAGTAGCTTTTTCCAATGCAGAAATTGAGCAACATAAGGTTGATATTGAGGCttatgataaaaaattgatgaGTATACCATTTGCAGCTACTCAAGGTTGGATTCCTCAAGATATGTTTGATAATTTAGTCAACCAAAAGCTTTTGataaaagatgaaaatggGGACTACAAATTGGATGTAAAGTCTGTttag
- the SPO22 gene encoding Spo22p (similar to Saccharomyces cerevisiae YIL073C | SPO22 | SPOrulation) yields MNESNCNFQESVSEIIDYTNWLTNEITTTSKLEQKNLTSIEDKLDLLIPMVEKYDQSIRITMLSIDDDKMYLLENNVSNLWNSISIGLKVDHNASLQRLLCKCKFFATLLFSLIEALSSSTEHKIRILKCYVSCIKTFLDGNFTEVLTKVQEKSELLLPLVEEVCKTPEGKNKDSVKKLKIEYFLVNFQFNLANDKFEAAAFYQSKLNTFKDCCLVDEQSIIEICRTIYNTSLELTDKEHINMEDANRAISLLNTAVQFIDSKMGTLTAVESYNEVNYLVLCLLSKCLLETKQFVAAKEVIDKLQSLFPDKINTFKLVLQWIDFQNSTEEPPKLTTIELREKTIMKMIMSVNIKENLDELITCINSQGKYALDSALRCLDNLFLNRMDPEKDYKLLEKLILVKVFLISQNKTLENISKIKKLDEFFDVCNKMFTSKLSSSTTQTVVPLLWSVGKQLYKKKKYLDSIGWFELGLHEVLSIICDTRAKFQRALQLSHFELGNYGKISEIYEAMSEKDKNHSLSKLILFKTLVRQKKIERAIEVLNTINSKNCLNYGEILLYCIEEVKKTTELIVPLINNLLTFINLESVSFENLKPDSIVSIASVLRYSIQMLLTLNDEENVEEWLMDYAGLLKDLLTTSINFFTKIQTLKKISINTGHGSINVYELEWFAAICYNLQTKCFGVMDIKLCNHLMYVDIAIQFLQLIRTYELSAAFTEDINFWYSRCIILKCSYILDKKINLSPKLLNEMNNSLSESLEECRNMCLKDNKTQRFNKSTLDIILILFQCSLQEKDEKNIANILEFPEVSLNTELLKNIMEVLISNKKISDNILFSVCLRIISKGLCDSKMNETDLFAWFRYLLSTDTVVNEKTDACLKLLDTFHERLKSDENIDFVSSHSLKKDIDWLVIFCWNKCVEDAINGSETSSVLWCQKSILFAKLGGLEEAEKIFSLWSSLAEAAGIQKNSVLL; encoded by the exons atgaatgaGAGTAACTGTAATTTTCAAGAATCAGTAAGTGAAATCATTG atTACACAAACTGGTTAACAAATGAAATAACTACAACTTCTAAATTGgagcaaaaaaatttaacatCCATTGAAGATAAATTAGATTTATTGATACCGATGGTGGAAAAATATGACCAATCAATTAGAATAACAATGCTTTCCATTGATGACGATAAAATGTATTTATTGGAAAACAATGTTTCTAATTTATGGAATTCGATTTCCATTGGCCTAAAAGTGGATCATAATGCTTCCCTCCAGAGACTTTTATGTAAATGTAAGTTTTTTGCTACTCTTTTGTTTTCCCTCATAGAGGCACTATCTTCTTCCACAGAACACAAAATACgaattttaaaatgttaTGTTAGCTGTatcaaaacatttttagATGGCAATTTTACCGAAGTTCTAACCAAGGttcaagaaaaaagtgAACTATTGTTACCTTTAGTTGAAGAAGTCTGCAAAACTCCTGAgggtaaaaataaagatagtgtcaaaaagttaaaaatcGAATATTTTCTAGTAAACtttcaatttaatttaGCAAATGACAAGTTTGAAGCGGCTGCCTTTTACCAATCCAAATTAAACACTTTTAAGGATTGTTGTTTAGTAGATGAGCAAAGTATAATTGAAATTTGCAGAACAATATACAATACTTCTTTAGAATTAACTGACAAAGAACACATTAACATGGAAGATGCAAATAGGGCAATCTCCTTATTAAATACAGCTGTACAATTCATAGATTCTAAAATGGGAACTTTAACAGCGGTTGAAAGTTACAATGAAGTGAACTATTTGGTATTGTGTTTACTTTCAAAATGTTTATTAGAAACCAAACAGTTCGTTGCCGCAAAGGAGGTCATTGATAAACTGCAGTCCCTTTTCCCAGATAAGattaatacttttaaattgGTTTTGCAATGGATTGACTTTCAAAATAGCACTGAAGAACCTCCTAAACTAACCACAATTGAACTTAGAGAGAAAACCATTATGAAAATGATCATGTctgttaatattaaagaaaatttagatGAACTAATCACTTGCATTAATTCACAGGGGAAATATGCTTTAGATTCAGCATTAAGATGTTTggataatttgtttttaaacaGAATGGATCCTGAAAAAGATTATAAGTTACTAGAAAAACTTATATTAGTCAAGGTATTCCTTATTtctcaaaataaaactttggaGAACATctctaaaattaaaaaactaGACGAGTTCTTTGATGTGTGTAATAAAATGTTTACATCCAAATTATCTTCGTCAACGACTCAAACTGTAGTCCCATTACTTTGGAGTGTTGGCAAACAattgtataaaaaaaagaagtacCTTGATAGTATAGGGTGGTTTGAACTAGGTTTGCATGAGGTTTTATCCATTATATGTGACACAAGGGCTAAATTTCAAAGAGCTTTACAATTGAGTCATTTTGAGTTAGGAAATTATGGAAAAATAAGCGAGATTTATGAAGCTATGTCTGAAAAAGACAAGAACCATAGTCTTTCGAAATTAATACTATTCAAGACATTGGttagacaaaaaaaaatagagagAGCTATTGAGGTGTTGAACACAATAAACTCCAAAAACTGTTTGAATTACGgggaaatattattatattgtaTAGAAGAAGTCAAAAAAACCACAGAACTTATTGTGCCATTAATTAATAACTTGCTTACATTCATTAATTTAGAAAGCGTTTCATTTGAAAACCTGAAGCCAGATTCAATAGTTTCGATTGCATCAGTTTTACGTTATTCCATACAAATGCTTTTAACGTTGAACGATGAAGAAAACGTTGAAGAATGGTTGATGGATTATGCAGGATTGTTGAAAGATTTGTTAACTACctctattaatttttttaccaagatacaaactttgaaaaaaataagcatAAATACGGGCCATGGTTCCATTAACGTTTATGAATTAGAATGGTTCGCAGCGATTTGCTATAATTTACAAACTAAATGTTTTGGTGTAATGGACATAAAGTTGTGTAATCATCTTATGTATGTTGATATTGCtattcaatttttacaATTGATCCGCACTTATGAATTATCAGCAGCATTTACCGAAGATATAAACTTTTGGTACTCTCgatgtattattttaaaatgcTCATACAtattagataaaaaaataaatttatccCCAAAATTATTGAACGAAATGAATAATAGTTTATCAGAGAGTTTGGAAGAATGTAGAAACATGTGTTTAAAGGATAATAAAACCCAAAGATTCAATAAGTCAACgcttgatattattttaatactCTTTCAATGTTCACTCCAggaaaaagatgaaaaaaatatagcaAATATACTTGAATTTCCAGAGGTATCACTAAATACagaattgttaaaaaatattatggAGGTTTTGATCTCCAACAAGAAAATCTCTGataatatacttttttcaGTTTGTTTGAGGATTATATCCAAAGGTTTATGCGACAGTAAGATGAACGAGACGGACCTGTTTGCTTGGTTTAGATACTTATTATCAACAGATACTGTAGTAAACGAGAAAACTGATGCATGTTTAAAACTTCTTGATACTTTTCACGAAAGATTGAAAAGCGATGAAAACATTGATTTTGTATCGTCTcattcattaaaaaaggatataGATTGGttggttattttttgcTGGAATAAATGTGTTGAAGACGCCATTAATGGTTCAGAAACGTCTAGTGTACTTTGGTGTCAgaaatcaattttatttgcaAAATTAGGTGGTCTAGAAGAAgctgaaaaaatattttcccTTTGGAGTTCTCTCGCAGAAGCAGCTggtatacaaaaaaattctgttttattatga
- the SER33 gene encoding phosphoglycerate dehydrogenase SER33 (similar to Saccharomyces cerevisiae YIL074C | SER33 | SERine requiring (paralog of YER081W | SER3)): protein MSYPQEIQNIQNSFKTAMNLSGSPGEVSTSPTDSFMNSLPHRTSVSKQTKALKPFSTGDIKILLLENVNKGAVDILTNQGYQVEFHKTSLPDDELIEKIKDVHAIGIRSKTKLTEKILKHAKNLVVIGCFCIGTNQVDLEYAAKIGVAVFNSPFSNSRSVAELVIAEIISLARQLGDRSIELHTGTWNKVSSKCWEVRGKTLGIIGYGHIGSQLSVLAEAMGMHVLYYDIITIMALGTAKQVSTLDELLNKSDFVTCHVPATPETKNLLSIPQFAAMKDGSYVINASRGTVVDIPALVQAIKLGKIAGAALDVYPNEPAKNGAGLYCDQLNPWTSELVSLPNVILTPHIGGSTEEAQRAIGVEVSHALLKYINEGSSIGAVNFPEVSLRALDLDQENTVRVLYIHKNVPGVLKTVNNILSDHNIEKQYSDSNGDIAYLIADICDVNQSDIKDIYDKLNATPYRISIRVLY, encoded by the coding sequence ATGTCTTATCCACAAGAAAtccaaaatattcaaaattcttttaaaactgCCATGAATTTATCCGGTTCTCCAGGGGAGGTTTCTACTTCTCCTACTGATTCTTTTATGAACAGTTTGCCACATCGTACCAGCGTTTCCAAACAAACCAAAGCTTTAAAACCTTTTTCTACCGGTGATATTAAGATTTTACTATTAGAAAATGTCAATAAAGGTGCTGTCGATATTTTAACCAACCAAGGTTATCAAGTTGAATTTCACAAGACTTCTTTACCGGATGATGAATTGattgaaaaaatcaagGATGTTCATGCCATTGGTATTAgatcaaaaacaaaattaactGAAAAAATCTTGAAACACGCTAAGAACTTAGTCGTCATTGGTTGTTTCTGTATTGGTACAAACCAAGTTGATTTAGAATATGCTGCTAAAATTGGTGTTGCCGTTTTCAATTCTCCATTCTCCAATTCGAGATCGGTTGCCGAATTAGTTATTGCTGAAATTATCTCCTTGGCTAGACAATTGGGTGACAGATCAATTGAATTACACACTGGTACATGGAATAAGGTTTCTTCTAAATGTTGGGAAGTTAGAGGTAAAACCTTGGGTATTATTGGGTACGGTCACATTGGTTCTCAATTATCTGTTTTGGCCGAAGCTATGGGTATGCATGTTTTATATTACGATATTATCACTATCATGGCCTTGGGTACTGCCAAACAAGTTTCTACTTTAGatgaattattaaacaaatcaGATTTTGTTACCTGCCATGTTCCAGCTACTCCAGAAACCAAGAACCTGTTGTCTATTCCACAATTTGCAGCCATGAAAGATGGGTCCTATGTCATCAATGCTTCAAGAGGTACTGTCGTGGATATTCCAGCTTTGGTTCAAGCTATTAAGTTGGGCAAGATTGCTGGTGCTGCCTTGGATGTTTATCCAAATGAACCAGCAAAGAATGGTGCTGGCTTGTATTGTGATCAATTAAACCCATGGACTTCTGAATTAGTTTCCTTGCCAAATGTTATTTTAACCCCACACATTGGTGGTTCCACAGAGGAAGCCCAAAGAGCTATAGGTGTTGAGGTTTCTCATGCTCTATTAAAATACATCAATGAAGGTAGTTCAATTGGTGCTGTCAACTTCCCAGAAGTTTCATTAAGGGCTTTAGATCTAGATCAAGAAAACACTGTTCGTGTATTATACATCCACAAAAATGTTCCTggtgttttaaaaactgTTAACAACATTTTGTCCGATCACAATATTGAAAAGCAATATTCTGATTCTAACGGTGATATTGCCTATTTAATTGCCGATATTTGTGATGTTAATCAAAGCGATATCAAAGATATAtatgataaattaaatgcTACGCCATATAGAATCTCTATTAGAGTCCTTTATTAA